The genomic interval TGCGCCGCCGCCGTGAGCGCCGCGCCGCCCGGACCACCGACCCGCCATGACCGGCCGGTGACGCGGGGCGCCAGGATGACCGGCGTGGCGACGTACTCCTCCCTCTCCCACCTGGACTGCCCGCGGTGCGGCGAGCGCCACGACGCGACCGTGCGCCAGGGCGTGTGCCCCGCGTGCGGGTCACCGCTGCTCGCGCGGTACGCCCTCAGCTCGGTCGAGCTGACACCTGCGGGGCTGGCCGGCCGGGACGCTGACCTGTGGCGCTACCACGAGCTGCTGCCGGTCTCGGGGCCCGAGCACGTCGTGACCCTCGGCGAGGGCATGACGCCGCTGCTGTCGACGCCGCGGCTGGCGGAGTCGCTCGGGCTCGAGCAGGTGTGGGTGAAGGACGAGGGGCTGCTGCCGACGGGCACGTTCAAGGCGCGCGGCGCGGCGGTCGGGGTCTCGCGGGCCAAGGAGCTGGGCGCGACCCGGATGGCCATGCCCACCAACGGCAACGCGGGTGCGGCCTGGGCCGCCTACGCCGGTCGGGCGGGGCTCGCCATGACCGTGACGATGCCGGTCGACGCGCCGTCGATCACCCGGGTGGAGACACTCGCGGCGGGTGGGGACCTGCGGCTGGTCGACGGGCTGATCTCGGACGCCGGCCGGCTGACCGCGGCGGCCGTGGCGGCCAGCGGCGAGGACTGGTTCGACGTCGCGACGCTGAAGGAGCCATACCGCATCGAGGGCAAGAAGACGATGGGCTACGAGATCGCCGAGCAGCTCGGCTGGCGGATGCCCGACGTCATCGTCTACCCGACCGGCGGCGGCGTCGGGCTGATCGGGATCCACAAGGCGCTGCAGGAGCTGCTCGAGCTCGGCTGGGTCACCGGCCGGCTGCCGCGGCTGGTGTCGGTGCAGTCCACCGGGTGCGCGCCGATCGTCAAGGCGTTCGAGGCCGGTGCGCGCGAGAGCGAGATGTGGGCCGACGCGCGGACGGTCGCCTTCGGCATCACGGTGCCCAAGGCGCTCGGCGACTTCCTGGTCCTCGACGCGCTCTACGACACCGACGGCACGGCTGTCGCGGTGACCGACGAGGAGCTGCTGGCCGACGTCCGGCTGGCCGGCCGGCTCGAGGGGATGTTCCTGTCGCCCGAGGGGGCCGCGACGGTGACGGCCGCGCGACAGCTGCGGGAGAGCGGCTGG from Actinomycetes bacterium carries:
- a CDS encoding threonine synthase — protein: MTGVATYSSLSHLDCPRCGERHDATVRQGVCPACGSPLLARYALSSVELTPAGLAGRDADLWRYHELLPVSGPEHVVTLGEGMTPLLSTPRLAESLGLEQVWVKDEGLLPTGTFKARGAAVGVSRAKELGATRMAMPTNGNAGAAWAAYAGRAGLAMTVTMPVDAPSITRVETLAAGGDLRLVDGLISDAGRLTAAAVAASGEDWFDVATLKEPYRIEGKKTMGYEIAEQLGWRMPDVIVYPTGGGVGLIGIHKALQELLELGWVTGRLPRLVSVQSTGCAPIVKAFEAGARESEMWADARTVAFGITVPKALGDFLVLDALYDTDGTAVAVTDEELLADVRLAGRLEGMFLSPEGAATVTAARQLRESGWLSSSDEVVLLNTGAGLIYPETVPVDVETLPRDGTLVLR